Proteins encoded together in one Variovorax paradoxus EPS window:
- a CDS encoding TetR/AcrR family transcriptional regulator, translated as MATNRERTESTQLALIEAARALFVSKGYGDTSTPEIASAAGITRGALYHHFADKRDLFRQVLAREAMAVAADIEAAAPEQLGPREALLQGSEAYLDAMTVPGRTRLLLVDGPAVLGMAEAMAIDDANAAQSLREGLKRAGMGRREVSVDALSQLLSAAFDRAALEIDAGADAKEVRAAMRWLVEQALGPVKKR; from the coding sequence ATGGCTACCAACCGCGAACGCACCGAAAGCACCCAGCTCGCACTGATCGAAGCCGCCCGCGCGCTCTTCGTCAGCAAGGGCTACGGCGACACCTCCACCCCTGAAATCGCATCGGCCGCGGGCATCACGCGCGGCGCGCTGTACCACCACTTCGCGGACAAGCGCGACCTGTTCCGGCAGGTGCTGGCGCGCGAGGCGATGGCGGTCGCGGCCGACATCGAAGCCGCCGCCCCCGAGCAACTGGGGCCGCGCGAGGCGCTGCTCCAGGGCAGCGAGGCTTACCTGGACGCCATGACCGTGCCGGGCCGCACGCGGCTCTTGCTGGTCGATGGCCCTGCGGTGCTGGGCATGGCCGAAGCCATGGCGATAGACGATGCCAACGCGGCGCAGTCGCTGCGCGAAGGCCTGAAACGCGCCGGCATGGGACGCCGCGAGGTCTCGGTCGATGCGCTGTCGCAGTTGCTGTCGGCCGCCTTCGACCGCGCGGCGCTGGAGATCGATGCGGGCGCCGACGCCAAGGAAGTCCGCGCCGCCATGCGCTGGCTGGTCGAGCAGGCGCTGGGGCCTGTCAAGAAACGCTGA
- the tssF gene encoding type VI secretion system baseplate subunit TssF, whose translation MDPQLLDYYNKELVYMREAASEFAASHPKIAKRLGMHGIEVADPYVERLIESFSFLSARMQIKLDAEFPRFTQRLLEVLYPNYLSPTPSMAVAQLHPSVKEGDFTRGFVVPRGTAFHARVPAGEETPCEFRSSQDVTLWPIEIVDAKLTGAPPDIPALERYLPPHVQVTGALRLRLRTVGEMGFGALVGLDRLPIYLRGNEHVASHLFELLHTSAVATFVGEPGKLMERPHVVTDGALVHEGLAPGQGLLPLAWNTFHGHNLLHEYFACPERFYFFTLTQLAPGLARAQGKEIEILVLLSKPPRSLGALVDAGQFALFSTPVVNLFERRTDRVELNAAQPEFHLVPDRSRPLDFEVYSVQRIAGQQAQTTAELEFRPLYQTLNEDEGNHGRYFSVRREQRLASDTSRKYGTRTPYIGTEVFLSLVDQHEAPYPESLRYLSVKAMLTNRDLPCLVPRNGHSDLAVSDSIPVSAVGLIRPPSIPKSPFAQREIAWRLIRQLGFNHLPLADMPHREGAQALRDMLRLFVSADSDVLRRQIDSLVGSRIEPVTRRLPGSGPLIYGRGVQCTLSVDEEGFSGTSPYLLGLVLEHYLARHVSINVFTQTTLESMQRGTVAKWPVRMGGRGIV comes from the coding sequence ATGGACCCGCAACTGCTCGACTACTACAACAAGGAACTGGTCTACATGCGCGAGGCCGCTAGCGAGTTCGCTGCCTCGCACCCCAAGATCGCGAAGCGCCTGGGCATGCACGGCATCGAGGTGGCCGACCCGTATGTGGAGCGGCTGATCGAGTCGTTCAGTTTTCTCTCGGCGCGCATGCAGATCAAGCTGGACGCGGAGTTCCCGCGCTTCACGCAGCGGCTGCTCGAAGTGCTGTACCCCAACTACCTGAGTCCCACGCCGTCGATGGCGGTGGCGCAATTGCACCCCAGCGTGAAGGAGGGCGACTTCACGCGCGGCTTCGTGGTGCCGCGCGGCACGGCCTTCCATGCGCGCGTGCCGGCGGGCGAGGAAACGCCGTGCGAGTTCCGCTCCAGCCAGGACGTGACGCTGTGGCCCATCGAGATCGTCGATGCCAAGCTCACCGGCGCGCCGCCCGACATCCCCGCGCTGGAGCGCTACCTGCCGCCGCACGTGCAGGTGACGGGCGCGCTGCGTTTGCGCTTGCGCACGGTGGGCGAGATGGGCTTCGGCGCGCTGGTCGGGCTCGACCGGCTGCCGATCTACCTGCGTGGCAACGAGCATGTGGCTTCGCATCTGTTCGAGCTGCTGCACACCTCGGCGGTCGCCACCTTCGTCGGCGAACCGGGCAAGCTGATGGAGCGGCCGCATGTGGTGACCGACGGGGCGCTGGTGCACGAAGGACTCGCGCCGGGGCAGGGGCTGCTGCCGCTGGCGTGGAACACCTTTCACGGCCACAACCTGCTGCACGAATACTTCGCGTGCCCCGAGCGCTTCTATTTCTTCACGCTGACCCAGCTGGCGCCGGGGCTTGCGCGGGCGCAGGGCAAGGAGATCGAGATCCTCGTCCTGTTGAGCAAGCCGCCGAGGTCGCTGGGTGCCCTGGTCGACGCCGGGCAGTTCGCGCTCTTCAGCACGCCGGTCGTCAACCTCTTCGAGCGGCGCACCGACCGCGTCGAACTCAATGCGGCGCAGCCTGAGTTCCACCTGGTGCCCGACCGCTCGCGGCCGCTCGATTTCGAGGTCTATTCGGTCCAGCGCATCGCGGGCCAGCAGGCGCAGACCACGGCCGAGCTGGAGTTCCGCCCGCTCTACCAGACGCTCAATGAAGACGAAGGCAACCACGGCCGCTACTTCTCGGTGCGCCGCGAGCAGCGGCTCGCCTCCGACACATCGCGCAAGTACGGGACGCGCACGCCGTACATCGGCACCGAGGTGTTTCTTTCGCTGGTCGACCAGCACGAGGCGCCGTATCCGGAGAGCTTGCGCTACCTGTCGGTGAAGGCGATGCTCACGAACCGCGACCTGCCGTGCCTGGTGCCGCGCAACGGTCATTCGGATCTCGCGGTGTCCGATTCGATCCCGGTGTCTGCGGTGGGCCTGATCCGCCCGCCGAGCATTCCGAAGTCGCCCTTCGCGCAGCGCGAAATCGCGTGGCGGCTGATTCGCCAACTCGGCTTCAACCACCTGCCGCTGGCCGACATGCCGCACCGCGAAGGCGCGCAGGCTTTGCGCGACATGCTGCGGCTGTTCGTGTCGGCCGACAGCGACGTGCTTCGCCGGCAGATCGACAGCCTCGTGGGCTCGCGCATCGAGCCGGTGACGCGGCGCCTGCCGGGCTCGGGGCCGTTGATCTACGGGCGCGGCGTGCAGTGCACCTTGAGCGTGGACGAAGAAGGCTTCTCGGGCACGAGCCCATATCTGCTGGGGCTGGTGCTGGAGCACTACCTCGCGCGGCACGTGAGCATCAACGTGTTCACGCAGACGACGCTCGAATCGATGCAGCGCGGCACGGTGGCCAAGTGGCCCGTGCGCATGGGCGGGCGTGGGATCGTCTGA
- a CDS encoding ABC transporter ATP-binding protein has protein sequence MFRFFEKLLHPYPAAEPPLPPQGFFAFLWACTHGVRGKIAAMAVLTAVMSIFEAALFAILGRVVDWLGGQVPSRLWTERGDALMWMAAVLVVSILVVALQTIVKHQTLAVNLPMRLRWNFHRLMLGQSMAFYQDEFAGRITAKVMQTALAVRDTIFVLADVLVAMGVYVATMIILVGVLDAQLVWPFVIWLALYIGALAYFVPRLGKVGKAQADARALMTGRVTDAYTNIATVKLFSYTQREAGFARDAMREFMKTGYGQMRLVSAFEIVNHTLSMGLTAGMAGTALWLWSHGTVGVGAVAAATAMALRLQGMSHWIMWEMTSLFENIGTVQDGMKTLSRPRTVLDAADASVLDVPRGEVRFENASFRYADAGRRVIDSLNLTVKPGEKIGLVGRSGAGKSTLVNLLLRFHDLESGRILIDGQDIAHVTQDSLRSHIGMVTQDTSLMHRSVADNIAYGRPDAAHAQIEAAAKRAEAHDFIQTLGDASGRRGYEAHVGERGVKLSGGQRQRVAIARVMLKDAPILLLDEATSALDSEVEAAIQQSLYTLMEGKTVIAIAHRLSTIAAMDRLIVLDEGRVVEEGDHRTLMAQGGLYARLWAHQSGGFLGDSLEDEALGA, from the coding sequence TTGTTCCGCTTCTTCGAAAAACTCCTCCACCCCTACCCCGCCGCCGAACCGCCATTGCCGCCGCAAGGCTTCTTCGCCTTCCTGTGGGCCTGCACGCACGGCGTGCGCGGCAAGATCGCCGCGATGGCGGTGCTCACGGCCGTCATGTCGATCTTCGAGGCGGCGCTGTTCGCCATCCTCGGGCGCGTGGTCGACTGGCTCGGCGGCCAGGTGCCCTCGCGGCTGTGGACCGAGCGCGGCGATGCGCTGATGTGGATGGCCGCGGTGCTGGTGGTCAGCATCTTGGTGGTCGCGCTGCAGACCATCGTGAAGCACCAGACGCTGGCGGTGAACCTGCCGATGCGCCTGCGCTGGAACTTCCACCGGCTGATGCTGGGCCAGAGCATGGCCTTCTACCAGGACGAGTTCGCGGGCCGCATCACGGCCAAGGTGATGCAGACCGCGCTCGCGGTGCGCGACACCATCTTCGTGCTGGCCGACGTGCTGGTGGCCATGGGCGTGTATGTCGCGACCATGATCATCCTGGTGGGCGTGCTCGATGCGCAGCTGGTGTGGCCCTTCGTCATCTGGCTCGCGCTCTACATCGGCGCGCTCGCGTACTTCGTGCCGCGCCTGGGCAAAGTCGGCAAGGCGCAGGCCGATGCACGCGCGCTCATGACCGGCCGCGTGACCGACGCCTACACCAACATCGCGACCGTCAAGCTCTTCTCGTACACGCAGCGCGAGGCGGGCTTTGCGCGCGATGCGATGCGCGAATTCATGAAGACCGGCTACGGCCAGATGCGCCTGGTGAGCGCCTTCGAAATCGTCAACCACACGCTGAGCATGGGCCTCACCGCCGGCATGGCGGGCACTGCCCTGTGGCTCTGGTCGCACGGCACGGTGGGCGTGGGCGCGGTGGCTGCGGCCACCGCGATGGCGCTGCGGCTGCAGGGCATGTCGCACTGGATCATGTGGGAGATGACCAGCCTGTTCGAGAACATCGGCACGGTGCAGGACGGCATGAAGACGCTGTCGCGCCCGCGCACCGTGCTGGATGCGGCAGACGCCTCGGTACTCGACGTGCCGCGCGGCGAAGTGCGCTTCGAGAACGCGAGCTTCCGCTACGCCGATGCGGGCCGCCGCGTCATCGACAGCCTCAACCTCACGGTGAAACCCGGCGAGAAGATCGGCCTGGTCGGCCGTTCGGGTGCCGGCAAGTCGACGCTGGTGAACCTGCTGCTGCGCTTTCACGACCTGGAGAGCGGCCGCATCCTCATCGACGGGCAGGACATCGCGCACGTCACGCAGGACTCGCTGCGCAGCCACATCGGCATGGTCACGCAGGACACCTCGCTCATGCACCGCTCGGTGGCCGACAACATCGCCTACGGCCGGCCCGATGCGGCGCATGCGCAGATCGAGGCAGCGGCCAAACGCGCCGAGGCGCACGACTTCATCCAGACGCTGGGCGATGCGAGCGGCCGGCGCGGCTACGAGGCACACGTGGGCGAGCGCGGCGTGAAGCTCTCGGGCGGCCAGCGGCAACGCGTGGCGATTGCGCGCGTGATGCTGAAGGACGCGCCGATCCTCTTGCTCGACGAGGCGACCAGCGCGCTCGACTCCGAAGTGGAAGCAGCCATCCAGCAAAGCCTCTACACGCTGATGGAAGGCAAGACCGTGATCGCCATTGCGCACCGGCTCTCGACCATCGCGGCGATGGACCGGCTGATCGTGCTGGACGAAGGCCGCGTGGTGGAAGAAGGCGACCACCGCACGCTGATGGCGCAGGGTGGCCTCTATGCGCGCTTGTGGGCGCACCAGAGCGGCGGCTTCCTGGGCGACAGCCTGGAAGACGAGGCCCTGGGGGCCTGA
- a CDS encoding VOC family protein — MKVTSYYPVVMTGDVAGTAAFYQSHFGFVPLFTSDWYVHLQLEGEPSVNLAVLDGRHETIPEPARGQVVGGLLLNFEVDDPDAVHDRLKAVGLPILLPLRDEAFGQRHFITRDPNGVLIDIIKPIPPSGEFAAQYEAGALPG, encoded by the coding sequence ATGAAAGTCACGAGCTACTACCCCGTCGTCATGACCGGGGACGTGGCCGGCACCGCCGCCTTCTACCAATCGCACTTCGGTTTCGTGCCGCTCTTCACCAGCGACTGGTATGTGCACCTGCAGCTTGAAGGCGAGCCTTCGGTGAACCTGGCCGTGCTCGACGGCCGCCACGAGACCATTCCCGAGCCCGCACGCGGCCAGGTGGTGGGCGGGCTGCTGCTGAACTTCGAGGTGGACGACCCCGACGCCGTGCACGACCGGCTGAAGGCGGTAGGCCTGCCGATCCTCCTGCCGCTGCGCGACGAGGCCTTCGGCCAGCGCCACTTCATCACACGCGACCCGAACGGGGTGCTGATCGACATCATCAAGCCGATCCCGCCGAGCGGGGAGTTCGCGGCGCAGTACGAGGCGGGCGCCTTGCCTGGCTGA
- a CDS encoding LysR family transcriptional regulator, with product MDRMTSLRVFREVVEAGSFTAAAGRLAMSPPMASKHVAQLEKSLGARLLHRSSRHLSLTEAGTAWYEQSRRALDLLDAAEAAIGQTSEAPRGQLKVSAPVWCATPRFARVLADYRERFPEVLVDMHLENRKVDLAADGYDLALRATQEPSPALIARPLCRVPFHLAGTPDYLKRMGGCPALPADLSRLGAIVPSYVNLDNLALKGPGGRMLPLRLTPAMRSDDTTLTLHAVHAGMGIAFMPLWLIDDDLAEGRLVRLLPDYEAQPVTLFAVYTSRQYMAPKLRTFIDFLGERLGALEPKATPQAAAKPRKK from the coding sequence ATGGACCGCATGACCAGCCTGCGCGTGTTTCGAGAGGTCGTCGAGGCCGGCAGTTTCACGGCCGCCGCCGGGCGGCTCGCGATGTCACCGCCCATGGCGAGCAAGCATGTGGCGCAGCTCGAGAAGTCGCTCGGCGCGCGGCTCCTGCACCGCTCCAGCCGCCACCTGAGCCTGACCGAAGCCGGCACCGCCTGGTACGAGCAGAGTCGCCGCGCGCTCGACCTGCTCGATGCCGCCGAAGCCGCCATCGGCCAGACGAGCGAGGCGCCGCGCGGCCAGCTCAAGGTGAGCGCGCCGGTGTGGTGTGCCACGCCGCGTTTCGCGCGCGTGCTCGCCGACTACCGCGAGCGCTTTCCGGAAGTGCTGGTCGACATGCACCTGGAGAACCGCAAGGTCGACCTCGCGGCCGACGGCTACGACCTCGCGTTGCGCGCCACGCAGGAGCCCTCGCCCGCGTTGATCGCGCGGCCGCTGTGCCGTGTGCCTTTTCACCTGGCGGGCACGCCCGATTACCTGAAGCGCATGGGCGGCTGCCCCGCGCTGCCCGCCGACCTGTCGCGGCTCGGCGCGATCGTGCCGAGCTACGTGAACCTGGACAACCTCGCGCTCAAGGGGCCGGGCGGGCGGATGCTGCCGCTGCGCCTCACACCCGCGATGCGCTCGGACGACACCACCCTCACGCTGCACGCGGTGCATGCGGGCATGGGCATCGCGTTCATGCCGCTGTGGCTCATCGACGACGACCTCGCCGAGGGCCGCCTCGTGCGGCTGCTGCCGGACTACGAAGCCCAGCCCGTCACGCTCTTCGCCGTGTACACCAGCCGGCAGTACATGGCGCCCAAGCTGCGTACTTTCATCGACTTCCTGGGCGAGCGGCTCGGCGCGCTGGAACCAAAGGCAACGCCACAGGCCGCCGCGAAACCGCGCAAGAAATAG